The following coding sequences are from one Physeter macrocephalus isolate SW-GA unplaced genomic scaffold, ASM283717v5 random_1046, whole genome shotgun sequence window:
- the BPIFB6 gene encoding LOW QUALITY PROTEIN: BPI fold-containing family B member 6 (The sequence of the model RefSeq protein was modified relative to this genomic sequence to represent the inferred CDS: inserted 2 bases in 1 codon), with protein sequence MLRILCLVPCGLLTPARGDPGALLRLGMDVMNREAQNAMDESHILEKMAAEAGKKLPGMKPIKGITNLKVKDVQIPVITLSFLPGVGIFQCXSTGMTITGKSFMGGNMDIIVVLNITATNRLLQDEETGLPRLKSEGCEVIFVSVKTNLPSNMLLKVVNKFLDSTLHKVLPGLESMCPAIDAVLVYVNKKWAHLNAPLPVGRMGTIRYVLASIPTTTASHIQVDFS encoded by the exons ATGCTGCGAATCCTGTGTCTGGTGCCCTGTGGCCTGCTGACCCCCGCACGAGGGGACCCTGGGGCTCTGCTGCGGTTGGGCATGGACGTCATGAATCGTG AGGCCCAGAATGCCATGGATGAGAGCCATATCCTGGAGAAGATGGCAGCTGAAGCAGGCAAAAAACTCCCAGGCATGAAACCCATCAAAGGCATCACCAA TCTGAAGGTAAAGGATGTACAGATACCAGTCATCACACTGAGCTTCCTACCTGGGGTGGGCATCTTCCAGTG GTCCACGGGCATGACCATCACTGGCAAGAG cttcATGGGTGGGAACATGGATATCATCGTGGTCCTGAACATCACAGCCACCAACCGGCTTCTGCAGGATGAGGAGACGGGCCTCCCCAGGTTGAAGAGCGAGGGCTGTGAGGTCATCTTTGTCAGCGTGAAGACGAACCTGCCTAGCAA CATGCTGCTCAAGGTGGTCAACAAGTTCCTGGACAGCACCTTACACAAAGTTCTTCCTGGCCTGGAGAGT ATGTGTCCAGCCATTGATGCGGTCCTGGTGTATGTGAACAAGAAGTGGGCCCACCTGAATG CCCCCCTGCCCGTGGGCCGGATGGGCACCATCAGATATGTCCTGGCGTCCATACCGACCACCACAGCCAGCCATATTCAAGTGGACTTCAGT